One segment of Actinomycetota bacterium DNA contains the following:
- a CDS encoding ATP-grasp domain-containing protein gives MSDFKRLAIVNRGEAAMRLLHAVAEYNREHGTEIRTIAFYTDPDEASWYVRQADEAYGLGPAMTFDPNEGERRHTFLRYDVLADALRATEADAAWVGWGFVSEQAGFARLCEDELGITFIGPPADVIDLMGDKVAAKQLAEDADVPVVPWSDGPVDDAEEAAAHADKLGYPVLVKAASGGGGRGIRVAADPDELRDAFQSARDEGQRTFGDPTVFLEQMLGDARHVEAQIIADRHGNVWAVGVRDCSVQRRKQKVLEESSSTALSPEQDQEIRDAAARMASAAGYTNAGTIEFLFEPERQRFCFMEVNTRLQVEHPVTELVTGLDLVKLQLHVARGGRLEGEPPPTKGHAIEARLYAEDPENDFSPAPGRVAELRFPAGPGMRVETGVTQGDEIATDYDAMIAKIIGYGSDRGEAMARLRRGLSQSLAIIDGGATNKGFLLSLVDHPDVVEGQLDTGWLDRLTEEGGFLPEPAAAAVLLAAVEGYEVEHEADRTNFHASARRGRPEAEPGTGKSIELRYRGTSYRTTVYRLGARAYRVDTPDGHVSVELDRLGRYERRLTYDKRHIKAVADVQGPTYKVEIEGVPHRVTRDEGGVMRSPSPAVVISLAVSPGDRVEAGQTVCVLEAMKMETAVEAPYAGRVRSIDVNENVQVDAGAILARIEREEEEQESPEERVQFAADSATRFDGESPAARAQRFFDRLRAYLLGYDLDQDEVDELFAQQEAVCAALPQGDPELLAREDEVLAIFADLGALSRRQPDQTTEGELVRSPQEYLFTYLRSPDRAEELLPRSFLDRLERALARYGVDGLERTPELEDALLWMFRAFRRIQDLTPTIDTILERHLEHRAPVARDDDDYRALLDRLISVAQGRYETVSDLAREVRHQAFDRPLLEEKREETYAQMEEEVAALAADPDPDQREQHLERLVHCPQPLRGRLLRWYQESDGELREAVLEVRARRYHRARHLRDLHVEWFDDQPLAIADYEHEDESYHLVVAYAHDDGLVGVADRVRRHIAEVDPDRAVVVDVALARPGPKRDGDVMAEEVREQLADVDFGRRLHRLDVMVTSSGPGPEHRRTQHFTFRQDDDGFHEETLYRNLHPMLGKRLGLWRLSNFQIRRLPSVEDVYLFHGVGRDNENDERLFALAEVRDLTAVTDDDGDVVSLPHLERMLMEALSGIRRFQTRRPPGERLLNNLVMLHIEPPLDFPTSVLRDLARELAPATVGLGLEKVIAFGRTRDPASGETQEIELHIENVAETGIVVREEEPSDEPIPTLSEYRQRVLKTRRYGSVYPYELIDQLTPRDEAVSDFPPGSFTEHDLDGDGRLVPVDRPYGQNEASIVVGLIRNVTEAVPDGMERVMVLSDPSMSLGSMAEAECRRLIAALDLAESRQVPVEWFAESSGARIAMDTGVENMDWIGGVLRRIVEFTQGGGELNIIVTGINVGAQPYFNAEATMLMHTAGILIMVPDSAMVLTGKRALDFSGGVSAEDNIGIGGYERIMGPNGEAQYWAPSVEAACQLLFRHYDHTYVVPGERFPPRVQTSDPHDRDIRDFPHEQVEGSDFDRVGEIFSDERNPERKKPFAIRSVMRAVSDQDREPIERWFAWRDAEGAVVWDAHVGGIPVCMLGFESHTLPRYGFLPADGPSAWTSGTLFPQSSKKVARAINAASGNRPVVVLANLSGFDGSPESMRKWQLEFGAEIGRAVVNFRGPLVFCVISRYHGGAFVVFSKWLNEGLEVAAVEGSYASVIGGTPAAAVVFSREVDRRTHEDERVASLRRELEEAPEGEKAKLQTELNEVEEEVHAEKMREVANEFDSIHSIERARDVGSVDHIIAPAELRPYVIDAVERGIAATREGR, from the coding sequence ATGAGCGACTTCAAGCGTCTGGCGATCGTCAACCGCGGCGAAGCGGCGATGCGGCTGCTGCATGCCGTCGCCGAGTACAACCGCGAGCACGGCACCGAGATCCGCACGATCGCGTTCTACACCGACCCTGACGAGGCATCGTGGTACGTGCGCCAGGCCGACGAGGCGTACGGGCTGGGCCCGGCCATGACGTTCGACCCGAACGAAGGTGAACGCCGGCACACGTTCCTGCGTTACGACGTCCTCGCCGACGCGCTCCGGGCCACCGAGGCGGACGCCGCGTGGGTGGGTTGGGGTTTCGTCTCCGAACAGGCGGGGTTCGCCCGGCTGTGCGAGGACGAGCTAGGGATCACGTTCATCGGTCCCCCCGCCGACGTGATCGATCTCATGGGTGACAAGGTCGCCGCCAAACAGCTCGCCGAGGACGCCGACGTCCCGGTGGTGCCGTGGAGCGACGGACCGGTCGACGACGCCGAGGAGGCAGCAGCACACGCCGACAAGCTCGGCTACCCGGTCCTGGTGAAGGCCGCCTCCGGCGGCGGCGGCCGCGGGATCCGGGTCGCAGCCGACCCCGACGAGCTGCGCGACGCGTTCCAGTCCGCCCGAGACGAAGGCCAGCGGACCTTCGGCGACCCGACGGTCTTCCTGGAGCAGATGCTCGGGGACGCCCGCCACGTCGAGGCGCAGATCATCGCCGACCGCCACGGCAACGTCTGGGCGGTCGGGGTGCGCGACTGCAGCGTGCAGCGGCGCAAGCAGAAGGTGCTGGAGGAATCGTCGTCGACGGCGCTGTCACCCGAACAGGACCAGGAGATCCGTGACGCGGCGGCGCGGATGGCCAGCGCCGCCGGGTACACCAACGCCGGGACGATCGAGTTCCTGTTCGAACCCGAGCGACAGCGGTTCTGCTTCATGGAGGTCAACACCCGGCTGCAGGTGGAGCATCCGGTCACCGAGCTGGTCACCGGCCTGGACCTGGTCAAGCTGCAGCTGCACGTCGCACGGGGCGGGCGCCTCGAAGGCGAGCCGCCGCCGACCAAAGGCCACGCGATCGAGGCGCGCCTGTACGCCGAGGATCCCGAGAACGACTTCAGTCCCGCCCCTGGCCGGGTCGCCGAACTGCGTTTCCCCGCCGGTCCAGGGATGCGGGTCGAAACCGGCGTCACGCAGGGCGACGAGATCGCGACCGACTACGACGCGATGATCGCGAAGATCATCGGCTACGGCAGCGACCGTGGCGAGGCGATGGCGCGCCTGCGCCGCGGACTGTCGCAATCGTTGGCGATCATCGACGGTGGGGCGACCAACAAGGGGTTCCTGCTGAGCCTGGTCGACCACCCCGACGTCGTGGAGGGCCAGCTCGACACCGGTTGGCTGGACCGGCTGACCGAGGAGGGCGGGTTCCTCCCGGAACCCGCCGCCGCGGCGGTCCTGCTGGCTGCGGTGGAAGGCTACGAGGTCGAGCACGAGGCCGACCGCACGAACTTTCACGCGTCGGCGAGGCGGGGGCGGCCCGAAGCCGAACCCGGGACTGGCAAGAGCATCGAACTGCGCTACCGCGGGACGTCCTACCGCACCACCGTGTACCGGCTCGGGGCACGCGCCTACCGGGTCGACACGCCGGATGGTCACGTCAGCGTGGAACTCGATCGGTTGGGCCGGTACGAGCGGCGCCTGACCTACGACAAACGGCACATCAAGGCGGTCGCCGACGTGCAGGGCCCCACCTACAAGGTCGAGATCGAAGGGGTTCCCCACCGCGTGACACGCGACGAGGGCGGCGTCATGCGCTCCCCGTCACCAGCGGTCGTGATCTCCCTGGCCGTGTCACCCGGCGACCGCGTCGAAGCCGGCCAGACGGTCTGCGTGCTCGAGGCGATGAAGATGGAGACCGCGGTCGAGGCGCCGTACGCCGGCCGCGTGCGCTCGATCGACGTCAACGAGAACGTCCAGGTCGACGCCGGCGCCATCCTGGCCCGGATCGAACGCGAGGAAGAGGAACAGGAGAGCCCCGAGGAACGGGTCCAGTTCGCGGCCGACTCGGCCACCCGGTTCGACGGGGAATCCCCGGCGGCACGCGCACAGCGTTTCTTCGACCGCCTCCGCGCCTACTTGTTGGGCTACGACCTCGACCAGGACGAGGTCGACGAGCTGTTCGCACAGCAAGAAGCCGTCTGTGCGGCGCTGCCGCAGGGTGACCCGGAGCTGCTCGCCCGCGAGGACGAGGTGCTCGCGATCTTCGCCGACCTCGGTGCGCTGTCGCGCCGCCAACCGGACCAGACCACCGAGGGAGAACTGGTCCGCAGCCCCCAGGAGTACCTGTTCACCTACTTGCGGTCCCCCGACCGCGCCGAGGAGCTGCTTCCGCGCTCGTTCCTCGACCGCCTGGAACGGGCGCTGGCGCGCTACGGCGTCGACGGGCTGGAACGCACACCGGAGCTCGAAGACGCGCTGCTGTGGATGTTCCGTGCGTTCAGGCGTATCCAGGACCTGACCCCCACGATCGACACCATCCTGGAACGCCACCTCGAGCACCGCGCCCCCGTGGCGCGCGACGACGACGACTACCGGGCTCTCCTCGACCGCCTGATCTCCGTGGCGCAGGGTCGCTACGAGACGGTCAGCGACCTGGCGCGGGAGGTGCGTCACCAGGCGTTCGACCGGCCGCTGCTGGAGGAAAAACGCGAAGAGACGTACGCGCAGATGGAGGAGGAGGTGGCGGCGCTGGCCGCCGACCCGGACCCCGATCAGCGTGAGCAGCACCTCGAGCGGCTGGTGCATTGCCCACAGCCACTGCGCGGACGGCTCCTGCGGTGGTACCAGGAGTCGGATGGGGAGCTGCGCGAAGCGGTCCTGGAGGTCCGCGCCCGTCGCTACCACCGTGCCCGCCACCTGCGTGATCTCCACGTGGAGTGGTTCGATGACCAGCCGCTGGCGATCGCCGACTACGAGCACGAGGACGAGAGCTACCACCTGGTGGTGGCCTACGCCCACGACGACGGGTTGGTGGGCGTCGCCGACCGGGTACGGCGTCACATCGCCGAGGTCGACCCCGACCGGGCGGTGGTGGTCGATGTCGCCCTGGCACGGCCGGGTCCCAAGCGCGACGGTGACGTGATGGCCGAGGAGGTCCGCGAGCAGCTCGCGGACGTCGACTTCGGACGTCGACTGCACCGCCTCGACGTGATGGTGACCAGCAGCGGGCCGGGGCCCGAGCACCGCCGCACGCAGCACTTCACGTTCCGTCAGGACGACGACGGTTTCCACGAGGAGACGCTGTACCGCAACCTCCACCCGATGCTCGGCAAGCGCCTGGGGCTGTGGAGACTGTCGAACTTCCAGATCCGGCGGCTGCCGTCGGTCGAGGACGTGTACCTGTTCCACGGTGTGGGGCGAGACAACGAGAACGACGAGCGCCTGTTCGCGCTGGCGGAGGTCCGCGACCTCACGGCGGTCACCGACGACGACGGGGACGTCGTCTCCCTCCCGCACCTCGAGCGGATGCTGATGGAGGCGCTGTCGGGCATCCGTCGCTTCCAGACCCGACGCCCACCGGGTGAACGCCTGCTCAACAACCTCGTCATGCTGCACATCGAGCCGCCGCTCGACTTCCCAACGAGCGTGCTGCGCGACCTCGCCCGTGAGCTCGCCCCCGCCACGGTGGGGCTCGGCCTGGAGAAGGTGATCGCGTTCGGTCGTACCCGCGACCCCGCCAGCGGTGAGACGCAAGAGATCGAGCTCCACATCGAGAACGTGGCCGAGACCGGCATCGTGGTCCGCGAGGAGGAACCGTCCGACGAGCCCATCCCGACCTTGTCGGAGTACCGCCAGCGGGTCCTCAAGACCCGCCGCTACGGCTCGGTCTACCCGTACGAGCTGATCGACCAGCTCACGCCACGCGACGAGGCGGTGTCGGACTTCCCACCCGGCAGCTTCACCGAGCACGACCTCGACGGGGACGGGCGCCTGGTCCCGGTCGACCGACCCTACGGGCAGAACGAGGCCAGCATCGTGGTCGGCCTGATCCGCAACGTCACCGAGGCGGTGCCCGACGGGATGGAACGGGTCATGGTTCTCAGCGACCCGTCGATGAGCTTGGGGTCGATGGCCGAGGCCGAGTGCAGGCGACTGATCGCCGCGCTGGATCTGGCCGAGTCGCGGCAGGTTCCTGTCGAGTGGTTCGCGGAGTCGTCCGGAGCGCGCATCGCGATGGACACCGGCGTGGAGAACATGGACTGGATCGGGGGGGTGCTGCGCCGCATCGTCGAGTTCACGCAGGGCGGCGGCGAGCTGAACATCATCGTGACGGGCATCAACGTCGGCGCCCAGCCGTACTTCAACGCCGAAGCGACCATGCTGATGCACACCGCGGGGATCCTGATCATGGTCCCCGACAGCGCCATGGTGCTCACCGGGAAGCGGGCGTTGGACTTCTCCGGGGGTGTCTCGGCCGAGGACAACATCGGCATCGGCGGCTACGAGAGGATCATGGGCCCCAACGGCGAGGCGCAGTACTGGGCGCCGAGCGTGGAGGCCGCCTGCCAGCTGCTGTTCCGCCACTACGACCACACGTACGTGGTGCCCGGGGAGCGCTTCCCGCCTCGGGTGCAGACCTCCGACCCCCACGACCGCGACATCCGCGACTTCCCACACGAACAGGTGGAGGGCTCGGACTTCGACCGGGTCGGAGAGATCTTCTCCGACGAACGCAACCCCGAGCGGAAGAAGCCGTTCGCGATCCGGTCGGTGATGCGTGCGGTCAGCGACCAGGATCGCGAACCGATCGAGCGCTGGTTCGCCTGGCGCGACGCCGAGGGCGCCGTGGTGTGGGACGCCCACGTGGGCGGCATCCCGGTGTGCATGCTGGGGTTCGAGTCGCACACGTTGCCCCGCTACGGCTTCCTGCCCGCCGATGGGCCATCGGCGTGGACGTCGGGGACACTCTTCCCGCAGTCGTCGAAGAAGGTGGCCCGCGCCATCAACGCCGCTTCCGGCAACCGGCCCGTGGTGGTGTTGGCCAACCTGTCGGGCTTCGACGGGTCGCCGGAGTCGATGCGCAAGTGGCAGCTGGAGTTCGGCGCGGAGATCGGCCGTGCGGTGGTCAACTTCCGTGGGCCGCTCGTGTTCTGCGTGATCTCGCGGTACCACGGCGGTGCGTTCGTGGTGTTCTCCAAGTGGCTGAACGAGGGGTTGGAGGTCGCCGCTGTGGAGGGCTCGTACGCGTCGGTGATCGGCGGGACGCCGGCAGCCGCCGTGGTGTTCTCCAGGGAGGTGGATCGCCGCACGCACGAGGACGAACGTGTCGCGTCGCTGCGTCGGGAGCTGGAGGAAGCCCCGGAGGGGGAGAAGGCGAAGCTGCAGACCGAGCTCAACGAGGTCGAGGAAGAGGTCCATGCCGAGAAGATGCGCGAGGTGGCCAACGAGTTCGACAGCATCCACAGCATCGAACGCGCGCGGGACGTCGGCTCGGTGGATCACATCATCGCCCCCGCGGAACTGCGGCCGTACGTGATCGATGCGGTCGAGCGCGGCATCGCCGCCACACGCGAAGGCAGGTGA
- a CDS encoding acyl carrier protein: MNQELYETVKSILVNTFQVPEEDVSPDATFESLDLDSLDLVEFTLALEEEVGVEIEDEEAEDIRTVEDAVTKIEEKQKVQT, encoded by the coding sequence ATGAACCAGGAGCTGTACGAGACCGTGAAGTCCATCCTCGTGAACACGTTCCAGGTGCCGGAGGAGGACGTGAGCCCCGATGCCACGTTCGAATCCCTGGACCTCGACTCGCTCGACCTGGTCGAGTTCACGCTGGCGCTCGAAGAAGAGGTCGGCGTCGAGATCGAGGACGAGGAGGCCGAGGACATCCGCACGGTCGAAGACGCCGTGACCAAGATCGAAGAGAAGCAGAAGGTGCAAACGTGA
- the fabI gene encoding enoyl-ACP reductase FabI, which produces MVLLDGKRLLVTGVLDPRSIAFHIARLAQEQGAELLLTGFGKSRRLTERTAKKLDPTPDVLELDVTKPDDIEGVTKELQERWGGLDGLVHAIAFAPDSALGGGFLTAPWEDVAPAFHISTYSLAALGSAFAPLFREADGGAIIGMDFDASVAWPAYDWMGVAKAGLESCARYLARDLGPDGVRVNLIAAGPLKTVAAKSIEGFEGFDRWGEHAPLGWDSDDPAPVARTACMMLSDWADGITGEIVHVDGGAHAIGGTAG; this is translated from the coding sequence ATCGTGCTGCTCGACGGAAAACGACTGCTCGTGACCGGCGTCCTCGATCCCCGATCGATCGCCTTCCACATCGCCCGCCTGGCCCAGGAGCAAGGCGCCGAGCTGCTGCTGACGGGCTTCGGGAAGAGCCGGCGACTGACCGAACGCACCGCGAAGAAGCTGGACCCGACCCCGGACGTCCTGGAGCTCGACGTCACCAAGCCCGACGACATCGAGGGGGTCACCAAGGAGCTGCAAGAGCGGTGGGGAGGCCTCGACGGGCTCGTGCATGCGATCGCGTTCGCGCCCGACTCGGCGTTGGGCGGCGGGTTCCTCACCGCCCCGTGGGAGGACGTGGCCCCGGCCTTCCACATCTCGACCTACTCCCTGGCGGCGCTGGGCAGCGCGTTCGCGCCCCTGTTCCGGGAAGCCGACGGCGGGGCGATCATCGGGATGGACTTCGACGCGTCGGTGGCCTGGCCGGCGTACGACTGGATGGGTGTGGCGAAGGCCGGGCTCGAGTCGTGCGCCCGGTACCTGGCCCGTGACCTCGGCCCCGACGGTGTCCGCGTCAACCTGATCGCGGCTGGGCCGCTGAAGACGGTCGCGGCCAAGAGCATCGAGGGGTTCGAGGGGTTCGACCGCTGGGGCGAGCACGCACCGCTGGGCTGGGACAGCGACGACCCGGCGCCGGTCGCGCGGACGGCGTGCATGATGCTGTCTGACTGGGCGGACGGGATCACCGGGGAGATCGTGCACGTCGACGGCGGCGCGCACGCCATCGGCGGGACAGCGGGCTGA
- the fabF gene encoding beta-ketoacyl-ACP synthase II: MTDRQQPEIVVTGIGLFAPGGANVDAAWKTVLEGTPAAAHDPTLEEAGLDVTVSCRTPEFDPSEEIGRRAARRLDRFVQLALLASREAIDRSGLDLPTGEDPEEFGDRVGIAFGCGIGGVITWEEQHASFIEKNKVSPFMIPKMLSNMAAGQVAIELGARGPNLTVNTACAASATAIHIARDLLASGTADAMLAGGTEASITALSTAGFAKMGALSKRKDETASRPFDADRDGFVMGEGAGMLVLERAEDARARGATPLAVLAGAGSSADAHHQTSPPEEGGGAVLAMQRALADAGMDRGDIDHINAHGTSTPLNDKSESIAIRRVFGDATDQVGVSSTKGVTGHTLGAAGGIEAVFTVLALRDGVIPPTANLEQLDDEIDIDVVHGEARQGEVRAALSNSFGFGGQNASLLFRKV, encoded by the coding sequence GTGACCGACCGTCAACAGCCCGAGATCGTCGTCACCGGCATCGGCCTGTTCGCTCCCGGAGGGGCCAACGTCGACGCGGCGTGGAAGACGGTCCTGGAGGGGACCCCCGCCGCAGCGCACGACCCCACGCTGGAGGAAGCCGGCCTCGACGTCACCGTCTCGTGCCGCACGCCCGAGTTCGATCCCTCCGAGGAGATCGGTCGGCGTGCCGCTCGGCGGCTCGACCGCTTCGTGCAGCTGGCGCTCCTGGCCAGCCGCGAAGCGATCGACCGATCGGGTCTTGACCTGCCGACCGGCGAGGACCCCGAGGAGTTCGGCGACCGCGTCGGCATCGCGTTCGGCTGCGGGATCGGCGGGGTGATCACCTGGGAGGAGCAGCACGCCTCCTTCATCGAGAAGAACAAGGTCAGCCCGTTCATGATCCCCAAGATGCTGTCGAACATGGCTGCCGGCCAGGTCGCCATCGAGCTCGGCGCACGCGGCCCGAACCTGACCGTCAACACCGCCTGTGCAGCCAGCGCCACGGCGATCCACATCGCACGTGACCTGCTGGCATCGGGGACGGCCGACGCGATGCTCGCCGGCGGGACCGAAGCGTCGATCACGGCACTTTCCACCGCCGGGTTCGCCAAGATGGGGGCGCTGTCCAAGCGCAAGGACGAGACGGCGTCGCGGCCGTTCGATGCCGACCGTGACGGCTTCGTGATGGGTGAAGGCGCCGGGATGCTGGTGCTGGAGCGGGCAGAGGACGCCCGGGCCCGCGGCGCGACCCCGCTGGCGGTGCTGGCCGGAGCCGGCAGCTCCGCCGATGCGCACCACCAGACCTCACCACCCGAGGAAGGCGGCGGCGCGGTGCTCGCCATGCAACGTGCTCTCGCCGACGCCGGCATGGATCGGGGTGACATCGACCACATCAACGCGCACGGCACATCCACGCCGCTCAACGACAAGTCGGAGTCGATCGCGATCCGACGGGTGTTCGGTGACGCCACCGACCAGGTGGGTGTCAGCTCCACCAAGGGGGTCACCGGACACACACTGGGCGCGGCCGGGGGGATCGAGGCGGTGTTCACCGTCCTCGCCCTGCGTGACGGCGTGATCCCACCCACCGCGAACCTCGAACAGCTCGACGACGAGATCGACATCGACGTCGTGCATGGTGAGGCGCGCCAGGGCGAGGTCCGTGCCGCGCTGTCCAACTCGTTCGGCTTCGGGGGGCAGAACGCGTCACTGCTGTTCCGCAAGGTCTGA
- a CDS encoding 1-acyl-sn-glycerol-3-phosphate acyltransferase, with protein sequence MDRIPATPSWLQAVSRAPVRWWLRLDVEDVGRLPASGPVIVASHHRSHLDSVVLGATAQRRLTFLGSAHLAAPPVIGSLLQWGGMMQVQRGSGETDVLERCVEVLDRGGALVIFPEGGRSRDGQVYRPRSGVARIASAAGCPVVPVGINGTAEAWPVDRFPRLLTRHDVRVAFGEPLDAPEDDPAERSRFADRLHDALVELSDAPRADGLNLGTSA encoded by the coding sequence ATGGATCGTATCCCTGCCACACCGTCGTGGCTCCAGGCCGTGAGCAGGGCGCCGGTCCGATGGTGGCTGCGGCTGGACGTCGAGGACGTCGGTCGCCTGCCCGCGTCCGGACCTGTGATCGTCGCCTCGCACCACCGCTCGCACCTCGACTCGGTGGTGCTGGGCGCCACCGCGCAACGACGGCTGACGTTCCTGGGGTCGGCGCACCTGGCCGCCCCGCCGGTGATCGGGTCGCTGCTGCAGTGGGGAGGGATGATGCAGGTCCAGCGCGGCAGCGGCGAGACCGACGTCCTGGAGCGCTGCGTGGAGGTCCTCGACCGTGGCGGAGCGCTGGTCATCTTCCCCGAGGGTGGCCGCAGCCGCGACGGGCAGGTCTACCGGCCGCGCAGCGGCGTGGCCCGGATCGCGTCCGCCGCCGGCTGCCCGGTGGTGCCGGTGGGAATCAACGGGACCGCAGAAGCGTGGCCGGTCGATCGCTTCCCTCGGCTGCTGACCCGCCACGACGTGCGGGTGGCGTTCGGGGAGCCCCTGGACGCTCCCGAAGACGATCCCGCGGAGCGCAGCCGCTTCGCCGATCGCCTCCACGACGCACTCGTCGAACTGTCCGACGCCCCCCGGGCGGACGGGCTCAACCTGGGGACCTCCGCGTAA
- a CDS encoding amino acid-binding protein, with protein MPWDLTIELPNQPGTLADVAEQLAAARINIEGVAAVPVGAHSEVHFLVDEPGEARQVLEESGIPVLHDREVLVIDCPDRPGELAARARALGNAGINIDILYIATRTRLVIGVVNVTEAAAALPDA; from the coding sequence ATGCCCTGGGATCTCACCATCGAACTCCCCAACCAGCCGGGCACGCTGGCGGACGTGGCCGAACAGTTGGCCGCCGCCCGCATCAACATCGAAGGGGTCGCCGCCGTCCCGGTCGGTGCGCACTCCGAGGTCCACTTCCTCGTCGATGAACCGGGCGAAGCACGTCAGGTCCTGGAGGAGTCCGGGATCCCGGTGCTCCACGACCGGGAGGTGCTGGTCATCGACTGCCCCGACCGGCCCGGCGAGCTGGCTGCGCGCGCTCGCGCACTGGGCAACGCCGGGATCAACATCGACATCCTCTACATCGCGACCCGAACCCGACTGGTCATCGGTGTGGTCAACGTCACCGAAGCAGCAGCGGCGCTGCCGGACGCCTGA
- a CDS encoding YbhB/YbcL family Raf kinase inhibitor-like protein, protein MADVTPSAAAGDAPETIYLTCAAFQDHDPMPRRFTCDGEDLAPALAWRGIPGDTVELALSCEDPDAPGGTFVHWMMAGIDSASTGLDENAIPTGAVVGVNDFATSGYRGPCPPSGDQPHRYVLTVFASGAGLSLDNDFSAQQLHDALRSNVIAVGKLTGLYQRDSA, encoded by the coding sequence ATGGCCGATGTGACGCCGTCGGCCGCCGCGGGTGACGCACCCGAGACGATCTATCTCACGTGCGCGGCGTTCCAGGACCACGATCCGATGCCGCGGCGCTTCACCTGCGACGGTGAGGACCTGGCCCCGGCGTTGGCGTGGCGGGGCATCCCGGGAGACACCGTCGAGTTGGCGCTGTCCTGTGAGGACCCTGACGCGCCCGGCGGCACGTTCGTTCACTGGATGATGGCCGGGATCGACTCGGCCAGCACGGGCCTCGACGAGAACGCCATCCCCACTGGCGCGGTCGTCGGCGTCAACGACTTCGCCACCAGCGGCTACCGCGGACCGTGTCCTCCGTCCGGGGACCAGCCCCACCGGTACGTTCTCACGGTGTTCGCCTCGGGCGCGGGACTCTCCCTGGACAACGACTTCAGTGCCCAGCAGTTGCACGACGCGCTGCGAAGCAACGTCATCGCGGTCGGCAAGCTCACCGGCCTCTACCAGCGTGACAGTGCTTGA
- a CDS encoding alpha/beta hydrolase, which translates to MGVIGGLLGAAAAFVGAAWLGQRRLVYLPTQRLPSVADVLAGAEDVTLATEDGLRLAAWWLPVPGATVAVMVLHGNAGNRSGRAPLASALAQFGLSALLVDYRGYGGNPGRPTERGLLADARAARAWLDARGDVRRTVYFGESLGAAVAAALAAETPPAALILRSPFVSLAEVARVHYPVVPDWFLRDRYATVDHVAEVAVPVLVVAGERDDIVPPDQSRRVYEVAAGPKRFVEIAGADHNDPALLTGDRLLAAVESFLAEHRP; encoded by the coding sequence ATGGGGGTGATCGGCGGGCTGCTCGGGGCGGCGGCCGCGTTCGTCGGTGCCGCCTGGCTCGGCCAGCGGCGTCTGGTGTACCTGCCCACCCAGCGGCTCCCGTCGGTGGCGGACGTGCTGGCAGGCGCCGAGGACGTCACGCTGGCGACCGAGGATGGTCTGCGGCTGGCTGCATGGTGGTTGCCCGTGCCCGGCGCGACCGTGGCGGTGATGGTCCTGCACGGCAACGCTGGCAACCGGTCGGGGCGCGCCCCGCTCGCGTCGGCCCTGGCCCAGTTCGGCCTGTCGGCGCTGCTGGTGGACTACCGGGGATACGGCGGGAACCCCGGCCGTCCGACCGAGCGCGGCCTCCTGGCCGACGCGCGGGCGGCTCGGGCCTGGCTCGACGCCCGCGGCGACGTCCGCCGGACGGTCTACTTCGGCGAGTCCCTGGGGGCGGCGGTCGCCGCGGCACTGGCGGCCGAGACGCCGCCGGCGGCCCTGATCCTGCGTTCACCGTTCGTGTCGCTGGCCGAGGTCGCGCGCGTGCACTACCCGGTCGTGCCCGACTGGTTCCTGCGCGACCGGTACGCCACCGTCGACCACGTGGCCGAGGTCGCGGTACCGGTCCTGGTCGTCGCTGGCGAACGTGACGACATCGTGCCGCCCGACCAGAGCCGGCGGGTGTACGAGGTGGCCGCCGGGCCCAAGCGCTTCGTGGAGATCGCGGGCGCTGACCACAACGATCCGGCCCTGTTGACCGGTGACCGGCTGCTCGCGGCCGTCGAGAGCTTCCTGGCCGAGCACCGGCCCTGA
- a CDS encoding HD domain-containing protein → MTVLEAGPGDAAAARLDDQVAFLLEADRLKHVVRRSTIADGSRRENSAEHSWHLALFAAVLAEHAAEPVDVARVIRMLLIHDVVEIDAGDTFAYDSAARVSKETREQGAADRLFALLPDDQAAEWRALWDEFEAGRSPDARFAAAIDRLQPILLNHASGGVAWREHGIRAGQVRARNRHTHQAAPALWDHAQNVIDAAVAEGHLAPDDGNAGSRGR, encoded by the coding sequence GTGACAGTGCTTGAGGCCGGTCCGGGCGACGCGGCCGCCGCCCGGCTCGACGACCAGGTTGCCTTCCTGCTCGAGGCCGACCGGCTCAAGCACGTGGTGCGCCGTAGCACGATCGCGGACGGCTCCCGGCGTGAGAACTCCGCCGAGCACTCGTGGCACCTGGCCCTGTTCGCGGCCGTCCTGGCGGAGCACGCCGCCGAGCCGGTCGACGTGGCGCGGGTCATCCGGATGTTGCTGATCCACGACGTGGTGGAGATCGACGCCGGGGACACCTTCGCCTACGACTCCGCGGCTCGTGTCAGCAAGGAGACCCGCGAGCAGGGCGCGGCTGACCGGTTGTTCGCGCTATTGCCTGACGACCAGGCCGCCGAGTGGCGTGCGCTGTGGGACGAGTTCGAAGCCGGTCGTAGCCCCGATGCACGGTTCGCAGCTGCGATCGACCGGCTCCAGCCGATCCTGCTCAACCACGCCTCCGGTGGCGTGGCGTGGCGCGAGCACGGCATCCGGGCCGGGCAGGTCCGTGCCCGCAACCGGCACACGCACCAGGCGGCCCCGGCGCTGTGGGATCACGCCCAGAACGTCATCGACGCGGCGGTCGCCGAGGGTCACCTCGCGCCCGACGACGGGAACGCGGGGTCACGCGGTCGGTGA